In the genome of Oncorhynchus gorbuscha isolate QuinsamMale2020 ecotype Even-year unplaced genomic scaffold, OgorEven_v1.0 Un_scaffold_766, whole genome shotgun sequence, one region contains:
- the LOC124020184 gene encoding zinc finger protein 239-like — MKEDEGEITVTLEEEGKTGDLINTRERPDSEEPETSKPTRRHHCSHCGKSFNHLRDLQRHERIHTGEKPFQCSQCGKSFSLLASLKRHERTHTGEKPHHCSQCGKSFTQLGHLKVHERIHTGEKPYHCSQCGKSFNRKESLKEHERIHTVQKQEKPYHCSHCVKGFTELGDLKMHERIHTCDKSFQCFQCGKSFSASGCLKRHERTHTGGKPHHCSQCGKSFNRNEHLKEHERIHTGDKPYHCSQCKKSFAWLGHMRRHERTHTG; from the coding sequence GAGAAAGACCAGACTCAGAGGAACCAGAGACGTCCAAACCAACAAGACGACACCACTGCtcccactgtggaaagagttttaaccaTTTAAGGGACCTGCAacgacatgagagaatacacacaggggagaagcctttccaatgctcccagtgtggaaaaagTTTTTCCTTGTTAGCGAGCCTGAAACgacatgagaggacacacacaggagagaagcctcatcactgctcccagtgtggaaagagttttacccagttAGGACACCTGAAAGTGCACGAGaggatacacacaggggagaagccctaccactgctcccaatgtggaaagagttttaaccgGAAAGAATCCCTGAAAGAGCATGAAAGAATACACACAGTGCAGAAGCAAGAGAAACCGTACCACTGCTCCCACTGTGTAAAGGGTTTTACCGAGTTAGGGGACCTGAAAatgcatgagagaatacacacatgcGATAAATCTTTCCAATGcttccagtgtggaaagagtttttccGCGTCAGGGTGCCTGAAAAgacatgagagaacacacacagggggaaaACCTcatcactgctcccagtgtggaaagagttttaaccgGAACGAACACTTGAAAgagcatgagagaatacacacaggagacaaaccctaccactgctcccaatgtaaAAAGAGTTTTGCCTGGTTAGGACACATGAGAAgacatgagagaacacacacagga
- the LOC124020181 gene encoding zinc finger protein 570-like, with protein sequence MLTIFLTSSTMSSLSYSLPAKEEVKEAPVKEEEEEEAVTVKQEVEDEAVTVKEEEKDVKEEEFTVKEEEEYLRVKEEDAVFGMKEEEITVPLEEEGKTGDLINTRERPDSEKPETSKPTRRHHCSHCGMMFNQLRCLKRHERIHTGEKPFQCFQCGKCFSLLASMKRHERTHTGEKPHHCSQCGKSFFSLGCLKRHEMIHTGEKPHHCSQCGKSFNRKEYLKEHERIHTGEKRDKSFQCSKCGNNFSLLASLKIHDRIHTGEKPHHCSQCGKSFKLKGQLKQHEIIHTGEKPYHCSQCEKSFSWLGHMRRHKRVHTGDKDVGC encoded by the exons ATGCTAACTATCTTTCTAACATCCTCGACCATGAGTTCACTAAGCTACTCCCTCCCTGCTAAAGAAGAGGTGAAAGAAGCTCCCGtaaaagaggaggaagaagaggaggctgttacagttaaacaagaagtagaggatgaggctgttacagtgaaagaagaggagaaagacgTGAAAGAGGAAGaatttacagtgaaagaagaggaagaatatttaagagtgaaagaggaggatgcaGTTTTTGGAATGAAGGAGGAGGAGATTACTGTCCCgttggaggaggaagggaagactggagatctgattaacacca GAGAAAGACCAGACTCTGAGAAACCAGAGACGTCCAAACCAACAAGACGACACCACTGCTCCCACTGTGGAATGATGTTTAACCAGTTAAGGTGTCTGAAacgacatgagagaatacacacaggggagaagcctttccAATGCTTCCAGTGTGGAAAGTGTTTTTCCTTGTTAGCGAGCATGAAAAgacatgagaggacacacacaggagagaagcctcatcactgctcccagtgtggaaagagttttttCTCATTAGGGTGCCTGAAAAGACATGAGATGATACACACAGGGGAAAAACCTcatcactgctcccagtgtggaaagagttttaaccgGAAAGAATACCTGAAAgagcatgagagaatacacacaggtgagAAGCGAGATAAATCTTTCCAATGCTCTAAGTGTGGAAATAATTTTTCCTTGTTAGCgagcctgaaaatacatgatagaatacacacaggggagaagcctcatcattgctcccagtgtggaaagagttttaagcTGAAAGGACAATTGAAACAGCATGAGAtaatccacacaggggagaagccataccactgctcccaatgtgaaAAGAGTTTTTCCTGGTTGGGTCACATGAGAAGACATAAGAGAGTACACACAGGAGATAAGGATGTAGGCTGCTGA